In Leptodactylus fuscus isolate aLepFus1 chromosome 2, aLepFus1.hap2, whole genome shotgun sequence, one genomic interval encodes:
- the WDR3 gene encoding WD repeat-containing protein 3, which yields MGLTRQYLRYAASALFGVVASFKSNICYVTLRGEKGRYVAVGACEHVFIWDTRKGEKVLILQGQKQEVTQLRPSPDGLSLAVGYEDGSIRIFSLLSGESGITFNGHKAAVTALTYDQLGGRLVSGSKDTDVIVWDVINESGLYRLKGHKDAVTQALFLNGKNLLITSSKDTLVKWWDLDTQHCFRTMVGHRTEVWGLAVLSDERRILTGSADSELRAWTVSYISETGDPEEPRLKKTKGPIEESEGDEVEEEEPEERILTCHRYGSIMREGRDRVVSLGADRTRRFLACHGTDSVLEVFCVLNEDEIAKKMERKMKKAKKKIKQEEEPQVEQTLQDEIVKMSSIKASSKIKSCDLLVSAKGELKVVVLLQNNSVECFTMATDPIQTGTIESAKSSRLTLGGHRSDVRTVAFSSDNIAMLSAAAESVKIWNRSTLQCIRTMSCEYALCSVFVPGDRHVIVGTKSGKLQLFDLSSGTELDAVDAHDGAVWSIALSPDQRGFTTGGADKCVKFWEFELVNDDDGTQSSRRLSVKQTRVLQMDEDVLCVRLSPDGRLLAVSLLDCTVKIFFVDTLKFFLSLYGHKLPVLCMDISHDSSIIVTGSADRNIKIWGLDFGDCHRSLFGHDDSVMFLQFVPRTHLFFSAGKDRKVKQWDADKFQQVQTLEGHHGEVWCLAVSPNGDHVVSSSHDKSLRLWERTREPLILEEEQEMQREAEYEESVAKGDQPVVAGEKEGEAGLAGKKTIETVKATERIMEAIELHREESGKVEEHQALCKAAGKELPRKVHPILQAYGNISSSEYVLDVIKKVRSSELEESLLVLPFSYVPDLLTLFRDYIRRAQDVELICRCLLFLLRIHFGQITSNQMLLGVMEDLKTCTISRVTEVRDVMGVNMAALQFLKREIEAKEEVLFFADATERFEEKRRKRKKKEKMVLTLV from the exons ATGGGTCTCACCCGTCAGTACCTCCGTTACGCCGCTTCTGCCCTTTTTGGGGTTGTCGCTAGTTTCAAGTCCAATATCTGCTATGTCACCCTGCGGGGCGAGAAGGGGCGATATGTGGCGGTCGGGGCCTGCGAGCATGTCTTTATCTGGGACACCCGCAAGGGGGAGAAG GTCCTCATCTTACAAGGCCAGAAGCAGGAGGTGACCCAGCTGCGCCCCTCCCCGGATGGCCTGTCCCTGGCGGTGGGGTATGAGGATGGCTCCATCCGTATCTTCAGTCTGCTGAGTGGCGAGAGCGGCATCACTTTCAATGGGCACAAAGCGGCTGTCACTGCCCTAACCTACGACCAGCTGGGGGGGCGCCTGGTATCCGGCTCCAAG GACACGGACGTCATTGTCTGGGATGTCATCAATGAGAGCGGCCTGTACAGACTGAAGGGACACAAGGACGCCGTGACGCAGGCGCTATTCCTGAACGGGAAGAACCTCCTGATCACCAG CTCCAAGGACACCCTGGTGAAGTGGTGGGACCTGGACACGCAGCACTGCTTCCGGACCATGGTGGGGCATCGCACTGAG GTTTGGGGACTGGCCGTGCTGTCGGATGAACGGCGAATACTGACAGGGTCTGCGGACAGCGAACTGCGAGCCTGGACCGTCTCCTACATCAGTGAG ACTGGGGACCCGGAGGAGCCTCGGCTGAAAAAAACTAAAGGACCAATAGAGGAGTCCGAAGGTGATGAGGTGGAAGAAGAGGAGCCTGAGGAG CGTATCCTGACCTGTCATCGCTACGGCTCCATCATGAGAGAAGGGAGGGACAGAGTGGTGTCGCTGGGGGCCGACCGCACCAGGCGCTTCCTGGCCTGTCAT GGTACGGACTCTGTGCTGGAAGTTTTCTGTGTCTTGAATGAGGATGAAATCGCCAAGAAGATGGAGAGGAAGATGAAGAAAGCCAAAAAGAAAATCAA ACAGGAGGAGGAGCCGCAGGTGGAGCAGACGCTGCAGGACGAGATTGTGAAGATGAGCAGCATCAAAGCCTCCTCGAAAATCAA ATCATGTGACCTGCTCGTCTCTGCCAAGGGGGAGCTGAAGGTGGTCGTCCTGCTGCAGAATAACAGCGTGGAGTGCTTCACCATGGCCACTGACCCCATCCAAACCGGAACCATCGAGAGTGCGAAGAGCTCTCGCCTCACCCTAGGGGGACACCGCAGCGACGTCCGGACCGTGGCGTTCAGCTCTGACAACATTGCCATGCTCTCTGCAGCGGCGGAGTCCGTAAAAATCTGGAACAG GTCTACACTGCAGTGTATCCGGACCATGTCCTGTGAGTACGCCCTCTGCTCCGTCTTCGTTCCAGGTGACAGACACGTTATAGTCGGGACAAAG TCTGGGAAGTTGCAGCTCTTTGACTTGTCCTCGGGCACGGAGCTGGACGCTGTTGATGCTCATGATGGCGCCGTCTGGTCCATTGCATTATCACCTGACCAG CGAGGATTCACCACCGGGGGCGCTGACAAGTGCGTGAAATTCTGGGAGTTTGAACTTGTGAATGACGATGATGGGACCCAAAGCAG TCGCCGCCTCTCGGTGAAGCAGACGCGGGTGTTACAGATGGACGAGGACGTGTTGTGTGTGCGGCTGAGCCCGGACGGGCGGCTCCTCGCTGTGTCCTTGTTGGACTGCACGGTGAAGATCTTCTTTGTGGACACGCTGAAG TTCTTCCTCTCTCTGTACGGACATAAGCTGCCAGTCCTCTGTATGGACATCTCACAT GACAGCTCCATCATCGTCACCGGCTCCGCCGACCGCAACATCAAGATCTGGGGCCTTGACTTTGGGGATTGTCACCGCTCGCTCTTCGGCCATGATGACAG CGTCATGTTCCTGCAGTTCGTGCCACGGACACATTTGTTCTTCAGTGCAGGGAAGGATCGGAAGGTGAAGCAATGGGACGCCGACAAATTCCAGCAAGTTCAGACCCTGGAG GGCCACCATGGAGAGGTCTGGTGTTTGGCTGTCAGCCCCAATGGCGACCACGTTGTGTCCTCGTCACATGACAAGTCGTTGCGTCTGTGGGAGAGGACGAGGGAGCCGCTGATcctggaggaggagcaggagatg CAACGCGAGGCCGAGTACGAGGAAAGCGTGGCGAAAGGCGACCAGCCGGTG GTCGCTGGAGAAAAGGAGGGTGAAGCAGGCCTGGCAGGAAAGAAGACGATAGAGACGGTGAAGGCG ACTGAGCGCATCATGGAGGCCATAGAGCTGCACCGAGAGGAGAGCGGCAAAGTGGAGGAGCATCAGGCGCTGTGCAAGGCTGCGGGGAAAGAG CTCCCCAGGAAAGTCCACCCGATCCTGCAGGCGTACGGGAACATATCG TCATCTGAATATGTTCTAGATGTGATAAAGAAGGTGAGGTCCAG TGAGCTGGAAGAGTCGCTCCTGGTTCTGCCGTTCTCCTACGTCCCGGATCTGCTGACGCTCTTCAGGGATTACATCCGGCGCGCTCAGGACGTGGAGCTGATCTGCcgctgcctcctcttcctgcTAAG GATCCATTTTGGACAGATCACCAGTAACCAGATGCTGCTGGGCGTCATGGAGGACCTGAAGACCTGCACCATCTCACGGGTGACGGAGGTTCGG GATGTGATGGGGGTGAACATGGCCGCCCTGCAATTCCTGAAGAGAGAGATTGAAGCCAAGGAGGAGGTTCTGTTCTTCGCCGACGCCACCGAGAGGTtcgaggagaagagaagaaagcGGAAAAAGAAAGAGAAGATGGTGCTGACCCTTGTGTGA